The Dreissena polymorpha isolate Duluth1 chromosome 9, UMN_Dpol_1.0, whole genome shotgun sequence genome contains the following window.
GATTATCACTACTTCAATCATCGATAAACACCCATTCGCTTTGATATGGAAAGATCGGGAATGTTCATGTCAAATAACTAAATTATTGTTGATGTTGAAATAACGTGATGTTGGGTATGGCttcgtttttgttgttgctgttcttgatgataatggtggtgttTTGCgactgatgatggtgatggtgaggGCGATTAAGGTAAGGATAAAAAAGGAAGCTACTGAAAAGCCTTATATTTCATTGcaattcacttttattttatgaacactttCAACAAACATATAACACAATATGCACAATACACCTTAGATTGGACGATTTAAATCTCTTAGCTAACTTGACACGAATTCACATTTGAAGCTTTATCATcacaaaaattattaaatataattttgacaaCGATTACATTGTTCTAGCtctaaatatgttttattcaaataaatcaaatattttgaaaatataactatTTACTGAAAGGTGATAACACTGGTTGTAGTTGAGCGTATTTATACTTCGTAACACTACGCAAATAAGCAATATGGCTATGACGAGCTAGTAATAatctaacatatttatttaaatgtgcacGTGTTTTTCAACAAAGTCATGTGTATATGCTACTagtttgtcaaataaaaacagctAATTCGTCGACCGGATAGTAAATTCAGTTAATTTGGATTTAATTCAGCTCAGTTCAGTTTTCGTTAACACTAACGACatgtaatattaattaaatttggacTTAATTAATATTAGAGTGTCAATATGGGATCGTGTCAAAAGAGAAACTGCCTTTCTTCAGTGTATTATGTAGTTTCTTACAGTATCACTCTGTGTCAGCCGTTCAGAACAAATCGACATTTCTTCACGATAAAAGCTCTCGGTTAAGGGCGAATACTTGTTACAAAATGTGAACCATAACGTTACATTTAAATAACGAAGTTTCATAACGTTAAGATAAAAACGCGTTACGTAACACACGTTCAGACGTTGTCAAGACCCACAAGAAGATACCGATGTTCTAATTAGGTCAACCGCGAGCCGGATGAATGTAACTCCAAATTTCCGTTGCCTAGTCATTCGAACACAATCTGCTGAATGTTACAGATAACGCGAGATTTCTATACGTCTTTCATAGGACGGATTACTCTTAACCTCTAGCCTACTCATACGTTCATCATATTTTACCACTGCCGGAAAAGTTTTTGGATTGAAACAATGCTTCTATtctccgtcgtcgtcgtctccaGTTTTCTCTGCTTGAGCGCAGGATTCCCGCACGGGGCACCGTCCATCGCATGCAAGGGAATGGTGCCCGGGCACCTTCCGACCGTAACTTCCGGCGAAAACCCCTTCCGGTTCAACTTGTCTTCGAACGCATACAAACCCGGGGAGACTATTCAAGGTACGTAAAATTGATTCAAGGTTGTATTTGTAAGTGAAAATTAATTaaagatattaaaatatcatCATGCGTTTACATTGCATCCATCACTGGAAAGTCGCTTATAATCGCTATGAAAATTTTTAAACATTGGCAAATATAGTTTGGTATACGGATACAATAGAAATAAGTTAACAGTGCTTCAGCTAAAGAATTATTTTGAAGGTAACGTCGAAATGCAACTCTCAGGAATGTATTGCAAGTAAGTTACACATTTAGTTATTGTAAAATCAAAATACGCTATAACTCTTATACAACCATCAATTAGTTGTTCCATCAGATTGtcgtattttatattattttgtatcgCGAATGTGCAAACCGTGACACATTGTCTTGTTTGTTTGTGTTGGTGGTTTCGCCTCTTTCAATAGTAGTTTAGTCATATCTCTGTGGTCAAtttaccaactcacacttttcctgggcTACCTTGATTACAACTACTAAGTGCACTTATTTACGCCAGTAACTAACAACAGACCTATTTGAATCAAGGGTTTATGGACAATGGCCGTAGCAATTATGCTGGATTAGGTTTTAATTACCAGATGAAGTGTCTTTGATTTCTTGAAGGCACCCTATATGCGCCAGGCCAGATGTTCAAAGGATTCCTGATCGAGGTTGGCGCTGAGAACGATGTGTCCAGTGAAGAGACGGCCGTGGGAGAATTCATTAATCTAGACGCCTCTATCGAGAAACACGTCTGTGGAACGGTAAGTAAAAAGTTGGAGAATTGATTGACCTAGACGCTTCCATACAGACACACGTCAATGGAACAGTACGTAATTAGTGGGAGAATTGCATGATCAAGACGCTTCCATAAACGTCTGTGGAATGGTAAGTAGTAAGTGGGAGAATACATTGATCTAGACGCTTCCATTCACAAACACGGATGTGGAAAGGAAAGAAATAAGTGGGAGAATTCATTGATCTAGACGCCTCCATTCAGAAACACGTCTGTGGA
Protein-coding sequences here:
- the LOC127845824 gene encoding putative defense protein 3, producing the protein MLLFSVVVVSSFLCLSAGFPHGAPSIACKGMVPGHLPTVTSGENPFRFNLSSNAYKPGETIQGTLYAPGQMFKGFLIEVGAENDVSSEETAVGEFINLDASIEKHVCGTAAVTHINNNEKSSVSFTWKASPDAKGTLYVRATVVQQFFPSRYWLGAFSVPLNPSK